GGTGGTGTTTGTAGTAGCCCTGCCGCGATACGCCGAGCAGCCGGGACATCAGGGAGACGGAGTGGCGTGTCTTTTCTTCGTCGATCAGCCGGAACATCACCGACTGGTCTCCCGGACGAAGAAAGCCGTGGCCTTGCGCAGGATCTCGCGCTCTTCGCGCAGCTGGGCGTTCTCTCGGCGAAGGCGGGCCAGTTCGGCCTTGTCATCGCTGGTGGTGCCCTCTGCCTGGCCGGAGTCGATCTTGGCCTGATTGATCCAGGTGCGGATCGTCTGGGCCGAGGGTTCGAACTCAGCTGCCAGGTCCTCGGGGCTACGGCCGGAGCGGGCCAGCGCGATGATCTGATCGCGGTACTCCGGCGGGTACGCAGGGCGGGTCTTGGGCACTTCAATCTCCTCGTTCAATGACAAAGTATCCGAAAGCGGACACCTGTCCACCGAACCGAAGCAAGATCAGAGGTATCTAAAGTGACGGGCCTTGACCAAGACGAAGCCACTGCTGCGCTACGGGCACTCCGATACGGCGGGTATGTGACTCGGGATGACGACTACAGCGATTTGGAGCCGGGGAGCATCGGGGGAGTCAGTCGGGAGGCTCGGCAGTTAGTAGGTCACTGGCCAACACCGAAGTCCCTTGCGGAGGAACTCGTTGCCCTCATGGAGAAGCAGGCCGAGACTGAAACAGACCCGAACAAGCGGAAGCGCATCAAGGCGTTCGTGAAGGAAACCCGAACCGCAGGCCGAGAGGTAGCCGTGGACGTGCTTGCCTCGGTGATCAAGCAGCAGATGGGCGTCTAGATCTGTGCGTGTCCGGTGTGCTTGTGGTGCCGGACGGTCAGCACGGGGCCGAGTTCCCCGTGCTCATGAACCAGGACGAGTTGCCTGTAGTCCACTCCGCGCGCTTCATCTCCGAGGTCACGGTGGATGGCGTCGTGGACCTGGTCGAGGAGGTCTTGGTCCAGGACCTGTCCCGTCTCTCCAGTGACTTCCTCGACCCCGCAGTCGCACCCGGTGTGCAGAGGCATCAGCTCCCTTTTGCCGTACAACTGGGTTGAGGCGATCAGGCACAGGGCGCAGGTTTCAGCCCCCTCTGGGGTGCGCCGGTATCCGGTCACCCGGTCGTCAGCGGAGAGAACCGCGCGGGCGGTGTGGGTTTTGGTGAGCTGGAGATCGGTCAACGCGAGGTTTTCCAGCCGGTCGGCTCCGTGCTTGACCGCCGTCTCCAAGGGCATCCCGTGAGAGAGCTCAGTCCACACCTGGGCGAAGGGACGCCGGTACACCTGATCGGGAGGAACCCCGCGTACTGCCGCCGCGGATTCGACACCCACAAGGCGAGGGGTTTCCCCGAAACGGTCCGCGATTCTCTGGGAGAGGTAAGCATCGGTCAGCCAGGCCATCGCTTCCTGAGCGCCCAGGATCGTTGGCAGAGCCCGTTCGAGGAAGGTGTCTAGGTCCGTCTCCCGCCAGGAGCCGGGGCCCAGGAACAACGGTAGTAGCGCGTCCAGCAGGGCTTCGCGAAGCCGTTTGGTCGTGGAGGTGTACTCCACGCGCAGCGCGGCCCGTTCACGCTCACCCATCCGCCACCGTGGTGTTCTCGCCCCGGGTGCGGTTGCTGAGGGCGGCTGCCAGGAGCTGGTCGCCCGCCGACTGCGAAGTGATCCGTTTGACCCGGGCCGGGGGCTCGTCCATGTCCTCGGCGATCACCGAGAGCGGGTAGCCGAGGCTCTTCTTCTTGATGGCGGCGTCCACCACGACGGCGGGGTTGAGCTGGCGGGGGTCGCGCCAGCGCACCTCCGCCTCGGTGAGGTCTCGTTCCTCCTGGGCGATGAGGCCTGCCAGGCGGTTCACCATCTCCCAGGACTCCCCGAAGTTGGAGATGTGCTCGTTGACCTTCGCGATGTGCTGGAGGTCGAGCGCCGTCACGGTGTCCGCGCTGATGTTGACCAGCGAGGACAGCCAGTAGTAAGCGGGAGTGCTGGTGACCAGGAGAGCGGAGACGATGTCGGCCTCGTGCTCCTTGAGGAACATCGTGAGGTCGATCTGGCCGAACTCTCCGAACTGGGTGTTCTCTCCTTCGCTGGCCCATACGGTGTCTGGGCCAGGGGTGAAGGGCTGCTCCACCTTCGGCTGCCCGGTCACCGGGTCGAGGATCTCCAGGCCGGTCGCCGGGTCAATCGCCCTGGTGAACTTGTGGCCCTTGACCCACTTCTGTTTGTAGGCGCTGTACCGGCCCGCCGTCATCCGGTTCAGGATGCTGAGGTTCAGCCGCTCCTGGATACCCATCGCCTGCGCGAACTCCGGCTCAGGGGCCTCACCGAGCTGGGGCATACAGGAGAACGGGACGATGGTCACCGCACCCCAGGGGTTCACCTCGATCCCGGAGCGGCCACCGTCCTTGCGGTGACGCACCTGCCAGGACTCCAAACCCCACGGCATCTTCTGCCGGGAAGAGAGCGGCTTGGTGGTCTCATACCGCACGATCCACTCGGGGGTTTGGACGACGGCACGGCCGACGCCTTCGACGTCGTCGTGCCAGGCCCGCAACGCGGCGACTACTTCGCCCGTGGCGGGGTCGCGCTCCAGAATCGTGGTGCGCGGGTGGTCAAGGGTGATGAGAGGGCGGCGAGGATCCCGGGGGTGGGGGCCGACCACGACGTAGGCGACCGACTGGGAAAGGGCAGAGCGGTAGAGCTGCTTCTGCCGGGCGGGGAGCCGGTTGTCCTTCCACCACCTCCACGCCACCTCGTCCGGTTCCCCATCGGGCCCGGCGATCCCGGTGACCGTCAGCCGGTTCACCGAGGAGTTGCTGATCAGGCCGCAGATGTTGGTGCGGGCGATCTCCTGGAACCGGCGGTGGGCGTCTTTGAGGCCCTTCGGTGGGACCGGTAGGGGAGGTTCACCCTTGAAGAAGTCACGCCACTCGGTCAGTTGGCCTTGCCGGTCTCGGAGGCGACGGCCCAGGCGCAGCAGCCACCAATCGGGGGAGCGGGGGGTCTCGTCGAGCACGTGAGCCTCCCCTCAGAAGGACCAGCCGCCCATGGCGGTGGGGGTGTTGTTGACGCCTCGGGCGATGCAGTCCATGCGGGCCGTGTAGGCGAGGATCGTGGCGACCAGGGCGTCGATCTTGTTCGAGCTGCCCGCGAACTCCTTGGCGACGCTGATTCCGGACTGGCCCAGGACCCTGCGGCGTGCGTTGAGGACGTGGCGGGTCAGGGCCAGGTCGCCGTTGTGGGAGACCTCGTGTTGACGCACGGCCTCCTCGAACCGGGAGACTGCGGCGACCATGAGCCGGTGTCGGTTGGTCCACCAGTGGAAGGGCCGGTCGGCGGTGGCGCGCACGTGGACCTGGTCGCCGTAGGCGGCGGCCCACCGGTCCACGTAGTCCTGCCAGTGGGCGGGGTCGCAGTACATGGCCGCGACGTTGAACCGGCGAAACGCCTCGGTGACGGTCGCGTTCACCTCGGCGCCGGGTACCGCCCAGTCTTCGCCGGCCGGGCCTTCGGGCTTCTCCCAGAGCCCCAGGAGTTCGGTGTGTCCGTCCGACAAGCGGCAGGCCACGAGCGCGGTGCTGTCGTTGCGGATCGCGCCATCGAATCCCAGCGCCACCATGTCGCCGTCGGCCAGGGCGCGGTCGTCGCGCTTGCACGCTCCCCACTCGGGCTGGGATAGGTAGCTCGTCTGGGCGTGGGTGACTTGGTTCAGGAAGTCGGCCCGCGCGGTCTGCGGGTCGGTGGAGGAGTCCATGATCGTGCTGACCAGGACATCGAGATCGACGTGGCCGCCGTTGACGTCTGCCGAGTCTCCGTATACGTAGGCCAGGGCTTGCCGGAGCTCGTCACGGTCGTAGAGGTTCGTGTCCGGCGGGGCTTCGCGGGTGTCGTAGAACATCCCGGTGTCGAGGGCTTTGCCTTCGAGGATGCGGTTCCAGTCCCGCGCGGACATCTCCGCAACGCTGCCTTCGCCTGGCGTGTAGGCGTTGGGGGACTCCAACGTGGTGCCGCCGGTTTTCGCGGCGTTGATGCGGATGGTCTCGGCGAGCTTGGTGCCGCGGTTGGACTTGACCCACTCCTCGGACTGGTCCAGGACCGCGAAGATCGGCCGGTTGCCCTTGATCGTCCGCGCGCTACTGGTGATCGGCTCAATCCGGCCCGCCCTGGGAAGGTTGACGAACCCCTCCAAGGGTTCGAGCCCGGGGTAAGCGTCCAGCACCGGCCCCTGGAGCATCTCCAACAAGGGCGACCAGGTGTTCTTCGTCTGCGCCTCGGAGACCGCCGCGATCTGCACCAACGGTGTCCGTACCTCGGACCACGGCTTGCCGACTGGCTGCCCCTCGGCGTCCCACCCGTCCGGGTACACCGGGGCGAGCGCCTCCACGATGGAGATCGCCGCCAGCAGCGGTGACTTCCCCCAACCACGAGGCCGACACAGCACCGCGCGCCGATACCGACGACGGCCGGTACGCGGGTCGAGCTCGTAGAACTGGAGAACAAACTCCTCCTGCTCCGGGTAGAGCTGGAAGGGCTGGTAGTGAGCCCGGTCGGGGGCGGCCAGCATCTCGGTGATCCAGTCGATCACCATGTATCCGAGGGTGGGAACCTCACCCGGGACGGTCGGTTTCCAGGGAATAGGTCACCCCCTGGTCAGGCTCCTTCGTCGTCCTTCGGCTTCGTGGGTAGGCCACGCACGACTCCCATATGGGCGCCGCGCCGCTCCCGCGCGGACTTCCCGACGGAGGTGGGGCGTTTG
This DNA window, taken from Nocardiopsis exhalans, encodes the following:
- a CDS encoding phage terminase family protein, translated to MVIDWITEMLAAPDRAHYQPFQLYPEQEEFVLQFYELDPRTGRRRYRRAVLCRPRGWGKSPLLAAISIVEALAPVYPDGWDAEGQPVGKPWSEVRTPLVQIAAVSEAQTKNTWSPLLEMLQGPVLDAYPGLEPLEGFVNLPRAGRIEPITSSARTIKGNRPIFAVLDQSEEWVKSNRGTKLAETIRINAAKTGGTTLESPNAYTPGEGSVAEMSARDWNRILEGKALDTGMFYDTREAPPDTNLYDRDELRQALAYVYGDSADVNGGHVDLDVLVSTIMDSSTDPQTARADFLNQVTHAQTSYLSQPEWGACKRDDRALADGDMVALGFDGAIRNDSTALVACRLSDGHTELLGLWEKPEGPAGEDWAVPGAEVNATVTEAFRRFNVAAMYCDPAHWQDYVDRWAAAYGDQVHVRATADRPFHWWTNRHRLMVAAVSRFEEAVRQHEVSHNGDLALTRHVLNARRRVLGQSGISVAKEFAGSSNKIDALVATILAYTARMDCIARGVNNTPTAMGGWSF
- a CDS encoding phage portal protein, whose protein sequence is MLDETPRSPDWWLLRLGRRLRDRQGQLTEWRDFFKGEPPLPVPPKGLKDAHRRFQEIARTNICGLISNSSVNRLTVTGIAGPDGEPDEVAWRWWKDNRLPARQKQLYRSALSQSVAYVVVGPHPRDPRRPLITLDHPRTTILERDPATGEVVAALRAWHDDVEGVGRAVVQTPEWIVRYETTKPLSSRQKMPWGLESWQVRHRKDGGRSGIEVNPWGAVTIVPFSCMPQLGEAPEPEFAQAMGIQERLNLSILNRMTAGRYSAYKQKWVKGHKFTRAIDPATGLEILDPVTGQPKVEQPFTPGPDTVWASEGENTQFGEFGQIDLTMFLKEHEADIVSALLVTSTPAYYWLSSLVNISADTVTALDLQHIAKVNEHISNFGESWEMVNRLAGLIAQEERDLTEAEVRWRDPRQLNPAVVVDAAIKKKSLGYPLSVIAEDMDEPPARVKRITSQSAGDQLLAAALSNRTRGENTTVADG